In Janibacter alkaliphilus, the following proteins share a genomic window:
- the tmk gene encoding dTMP kinase, translated as MSPRLPDPDPAPGLFIAFEGGDGAGKSTQARLLARALRDQGREVVTTRQPGGTELGVALRDLVLHGGHVSPRAEALIFAADKAQHVTELVAPALARGAVVVTDRYTDSSVAYQGAGRDLGADEVDRLQRWAVGDLVPDLTVVVDVAAGEGRRRRGEQHDRLEREADVFHESVRQHFLDAAAAAPERYVVLDGTLAVATLHEQVLGALRDRGWLS; from the coding sequence GTGAGCCCACGCCTGCCCGACCCGGACCCCGCGCCGGGTCTCTTCATCGCCTTCGAGGGCGGGGACGGTGCCGGCAAGTCCACCCAGGCCCGGCTGCTCGCGCGGGCGCTGCGGGACCAGGGGCGCGAGGTGGTGACCACCCGGCAGCCCGGCGGGACCGAGCTCGGCGTGGCGCTGCGCGACCTCGTGCTGCACGGCGGGCACGTCAGCCCGCGGGCCGAGGCGCTGATCTTCGCCGCCGACAAGGCCCAGCACGTCACCGAGCTGGTGGCCCCGGCGCTGGCCCGCGGCGCGGTCGTGGTCACCGACCGCTACACCGACAGCTCGGTCGCCTACCAGGGCGCCGGACGCGACCTCGGTGCCGACGAGGTCGACCGGCTGCAGCGGTGGGCCGTCGGCGACCTCGTGCCCGACCTCACCGTGGTCGTCGACGTCGCCGCCGGCGAGGGGCGCCGTCGCCGCGGTGAGCAGCACGACCGGCTCGAGCGCGAGGCCGACGTCTTCCACGAGTCGGTGCGGCAGCACTTCCTCGACGCCGCGGCGGCGGCTCCGGAGCGCTACGTCGTCCTCGACGGGACGCTGGCGGTGGCGACCCTGCACGAGCAGGTGCTCGGCGCCCTTCGGGACCGGGGGTGGCTCTCGTGA
- a CDS encoding glycine betaine ABC transporter substrate-binding protein — MTTRRSSLTRLPLDRRGFLLGVGGLSTLALTGCGLGTAAGFSASGELAGPVADIDLEGLEIGVGSKNFTEQIIIGKMAVILLKSAGATVQDLTNIPGSATAREAMLQDDVQMQWEYTGTAWIAYLGESDPIADERGQYEAVRDRDLEENGLVWLEPAPMNNTYGFAAKASKAEELGITKLSELKDLSTEELSFCVESEFNSRNDGMDPMLQTYGLERGSDIPGNQIKVFDTGAIYAATDQGECNFGEVFTTDGRIKALDLVVLEDDEEFFPKYNVSPVFTQEVIEEYPQLRELFNPVSAELTDDLLIELNARVDVDGEEPSEVAMDWLTQAGFVTE, encoded by the coding sequence ATGACCACCCGCCGCTCGTCGCTGACCCGCCTCCCGCTGGACCGCCGCGGCTTCCTGCTCGGCGTCGGCGGCCTGTCCACCCTCGCCCTGACCGGGTGTGGCCTGGGCACCGCCGCCGGCTTCTCCGCCTCCGGCGAGCTGGCCGGCCCGGTCGCCGACATCGACCTCGAGGGCCTGGAGATCGGGGTCGGCTCGAAGAACTTCACCGAGCAGATCATCATCGGCAAGATGGCGGTGATCCTGCTGAAGTCGGCCGGGGCCACCGTGCAGGACCTCACGAACATCCCCGGCTCGGCCACCGCACGCGAGGCGATGCTGCAGGACGACGTGCAGATGCAGTGGGAGTACACCGGCACCGCGTGGATCGCCTACCTCGGCGAGAGCGACCCGATCGCCGACGAGCGGGGTCAGTATGAGGCGGTCCGCGACCGCGACCTCGAGGAGAACGGGCTGGTCTGGCTGGAACCGGCGCCGATGAACAACACCTACGGCTTCGCCGCGAAGGCCTCGAAGGCCGAGGAGCTGGGGATCACCAAGCTCTCCGAGCTCAAGGACCTCTCCACCGAGGAGCTGAGCTTCTGCGTGGAGTCGGAGTTCAACAGCCGCAACGACGGCATGGACCCGATGCTGCAGACCTACGGCCTGGAGCGCGGCAGCGACATCCCCGGCAACCAGATCAAGGTCTTCGACACCGGCGCGATCTACGCCGCCACCGACCAGGGCGAGTGCAACTTCGGCGAGGTCTTCACCACCGACGGGCGGATCAAGGCGCTCGACCTGGTGGTGCTCGAGGACGACGAGGAGTTCTTCCCGAAGTACAACGTCTCGCCGGTCTTCACCCAGGAGGTCATCGAGGAGTACCCGCAGCTGCGCGAGCTCTTCAACCCGGTCTCGGCCGAGCTGACCGACGACCTGCTCATCGAGCTCAACGCGCGGGTCGACGTCGACGGCGAGGAGCCCTCCGAGGTGGCCATGGACTGGTTGACCCAGGCCGGCTTCGTCACCGAGTGA
- a CDS encoding ABC transporter ATP-binding protein encodes MSTSTNHQAGAAAARSGDGRSVSGAEIVFDGVTKRYTAGGAPAVDNLSLTVPAGQIVMFVGPSGCGKTTSLKMINRLHEPTEGTITIDGEDIRSKNATELRRSVGYVIQGGSLFPHMSVKDNIGLVPGLLKWDKQKISERADELLDLVGLDPSRYRDRYPRELSGGQQQRVGVARGLAADPPVLLMDEPFGAVDPITRQRLQDELMSIQEELQKTIVCVTHDIDEAIKLGDRILILQEGAHVAQYDTPESILAAPANSFVEDFIGADSSLKQLSLMRVSDLDLASPVVATVGDNGGDAARAARAAGQDGVIVLDRQRRPAAWVNLREAEQTASLGETGRDVDVIDHRATVNDALDSMLASSHGGVLVTGRRDEFVGLLQFDTVTEHIRSVTAEARRANHDEYAITTAEDDLVETSVSDDSGDSGDGGDPQ; translated from the coding sequence ATGAGCACCAGCACCAACCACCAGGCCGGGGCGGCTGCGGCGCGCAGCGGCGACGGCCGCTCGGTCAGCGGCGCCGAGATCGTCTTCGACGGCGTCACCAAGCGCTACACCGCCGGCGGCGCCCCGGCCGTGGACAACCTCTCGCTGACCGTCCCCGCCGGGCAGATCGTCATGTTCGTCGGCCCCTCGGGCTGCGGCAAGACGACCTCGCTGAAGATGATCAACCGGCTGCACGAGCCCACCGAGGGCACGATCACCATCGACGGCGAAGACATCCGGTCCAAGAACGCCACCGAGCTGCGCCGCTCGGTCGGCTACGTCATCCAGGGCGGCAGCCTCTTCCCGCACATGTCGGTCAAGGACAACATCGGTCTCGTCCCCGGCCTGCTGAAGTGGGACAAGCAGAAGATCTCCGAGCGCGCCGACGAGCTGCTCGACCTCGTCGGGCTGGACCCCTCCCGCTACCGCGACCGCTACCCCCGCGAGCTCTCCGGCGGCCAGCAGCAACGCGTCGGCGTCGCCCGCGGGCTGGCCGCCGACCCGCCGGTGCTGCTCATGGACGAGCCCTTCGGCGCGGTCGACCCGATCACCCGCCAGCGCCTGCAGGACGAGCTGATGAGCATCCAGGAGGAGCTGCAGAAGACCATCGTCTGCGTCACCCACGACATCGACGAGGCGATCAAGCTCGGCGACCGGATCCTCATCCTCCAGGAGGGTGCGCACGTCGCCCAGTACGACACCCCCGAGTCGATCCTCGCCGCGCCGGCGAACTCCTTCGTCGAGGACTTCATCGGCGCCGACTCCTCGCTCAAGCAGCTCTCGCTCATGCGGGTGAGCGACCTCGACCTGGCCAGCCCGGTGGTCGCCACGGTCGGCGACAACGGCGGCGACGCCGCCCGGGCCGCCCGCGCTGCGGGCCAGGACGGGGTGATCGTGCTGGATCGGCAGCGCCGCCCGGCCGCCTGGGTGAACCTGCGCGAGGCCGAGCAGACCGCCTCCCTCGGCGAGACCGGCCGCGACGTCGACGTCATCGACCACCGCGCCACCGTCAACGACGCCCTCGACTCGATGCTCGCCTCCTCGCACGGCGGCGTGCTCGTCACCGGCCGCCGGGACGAGTTCGTCGGGCTGCTGCAGTTCGACACGGTGACCGAGCACATCCGCTCGGTCACCGCCGAGGCCCGCCGCGCCAACCACGACGAGTACGCGATCACGACCGCCGAGGACGACCTCGTCGAGACCTCGGTCTCCGACGACTCCGGCGACTCCGGCGACGGGGGTGACCCGCAGTGA
- a CDS encoding ABC transporter permease: MGVFVGDRWEDILYRSYQHTSLVVQCLVLATIIAIAVALLVTRVPRLQPAANMISAVGLTIPSFALIGMMLGLVGIGVIPSVIAVTFYATLPILRNAVVGLMGVDKGLMESAQGMGMSSAGRFLRVQLPLAWPVIMTGIRVSAQMSMGVAAIAAFALGPGLGQYIYTGLAQIGGANAVNYALVGTIGIVILALLLDAILLLVRRLTTSKGIRA, encoded by the coding sequence ATGGGGGTGTTCGTCGGCGACCGGTGGGAGGACATCCTCTACCGCAGCTACCAGCACACCTCGCTGGTCGTGCAGTGCCTCGTCCTGGCGACGATCATCGCCATCGCCGTGGCCCTGCTGGTCACCCGGGTCCCCCGGCTGCAGCCGGCCGCGAACATGATCAGCGCGGTCGGCCTGACCATCCCCTCCTTCGCGCTCATCGGCATGATGCTCGGACTCGTCGGCATCGGGGTGATCCCCTCGGTCATCGCCGTGACCTTCTACGCGACCCTGCCGATCCTGCGCAACGCCGTGGTCGGCCTCATGGGGGTCGACAAGGGCCTCATGGAGTCCGCCCAGGGCATGGGGATGAGCAGCGCCGGGCGCTTCCTGCGGGTGCAGCTGCCGTTGGCCTGGCCGGTGATCATGACCGGCATCCGGGTCTCCGCCCAGATGTCCATGGGGGTCGCGGCGATCGCCGCCTTCGCCCTCGGCCCCGGGCTGGGCCAGTACATCTACACCGGGCTGGCCCAGATCGGCGGCGCCAACGCCGTGAACTACGCCCTCGTCGGCACCATCGGCATCGTCATCCTGGCGCTGCTGCTCGACGCCATCCTCCTCCTCGTGAGGCGCCTGACCACCTCGAAGGGAATCCGCGCATGA
- a CDS encoding DNA polymerase III subunit delta' yields the protein MSAAVPEDGVWRDVVGQPDVVTALQRAVGDPTAMTHAWLFTGPPGSGRSVAARAFAGALLCPQGGCGRCRECTTALDGTHADVDVLATEALSIGVRETRDLVQLAGRAPSVGRYRIVLVEDADRLTEQSGNALLKALEEPTPRTVWLLCAPSLEDVLVTIRSRARHVRLRTPPVDAVAELLHRRDGIEPGMATYAARAAQSHIGMARRLATDEGARIRRRDTLAIAARVHGVSDAVGAAVDLVQIAEQERDRTLQDRAASERTRLLETLGADPSARTQPPHVRGQLSALEKEQKTRATRFTRDMVDRALVDLLSAYRDALVLRTGSRVPLVNEDARAIIEQVARGFDEDGLLLAMEAIGLARERIDANVAPLLALEAMAVSLQVPATGDR from the coding sequence GTGAGCGCGGCCGTGCCGGAGGACGGGGTGTGGCGCGACGTCGTCGGCCAGCCCGACGTGGTGACCGCGCTGCAGCGCGCCGTGGGGGACCCCACGGCGATGACCCACGCCTGGCTCTTCACTGGTCCACCCGGTTCCGGGCGCTCGGTGGCGGCCCGCGCCTTCGCCGGGGCGCTGCTGTGCCCGCAGGGCGGCTGCGGGCGGTGCCGGGAGTGCACCACGGCGCTCGACGGCACCCACGCCGACGTCGACGTGCTGGCCACCGAGGCGCTGTCCATCGGGGTGCGCGAGACCCGTGACCTCGTGCAGCTGGCGGGCCGGGCGCCCTCGGTGGGCCGCTACCGGATCGTGCTCGTCGAGGACGCCGACCGGCTCACCGAGCAGTCCGGCAACGCCCTGCTCAAGGCGCTGGAGGAGCCCACCCCGCGCACCGTGTGGCTGCTGTGCGCGCCCAGCCTCGAGGACGTGCTGGTGACCATCCGCAGCCGGGCGCGGCACGTGCGGCTGCGCACCCCGCCGGTGGACGCGGTGGCCGAGCTGCTGCACCGGCGCGACGGGATCGAGCCGGGGATGGCGACCTATGCCGCGCGGGCGGCGCAGAGCCACATCGGCATGGCCCGCAGGCTGGCCACCGACGAGGGGGCACGCATCCGGCGCCGGGACACCCTGGCGATCGCCGCCCGGGTGCACGGGGTCTCCGACGCCGTCGGGGCGGCCGTCGACCTGGTGCAGATCGCCGAGCAGGAGCGCGACCGCACCCTGCAGGACCGGGCGGCGAGCGAGCGGACCCGGCTGCTGGAGACCCTCGGTGCGGATCCGTCGGCGCGCACCCAGCCGCCGCACGTGCGCGGCCAGCTCAGCGCTCTGGAGAAGGAGCAGAAGACCCGGGCGACCCGCTTCACCCGGGACATGGTCGACCGGGCGCTGGTCGACCTGCTCAGCGCCTACCGGGACGCGCTGGTGCTGCGCACCGGCAGCCGGGTGCCGCTGGTCAACGAGGACGCCCGGGCGATCATCGAGCAGGTGGCCCGGGGCTTCGACGAGGACGGCCTGCTGCTGGCCATGGAGGCGATCGGGCTGGCCCGGGAGCGGATCGACGCCAACGTCGCCCCGCTGCTGGCGCTGGAGGCGATGGCCGTCTCGCTGCAGGTGCCTGCCACCGGCGACCGCTGA
- a CDS encoding ABC transporter permease, with protein MSEQATEPESRAPETGSNFGLLVGLPIMCAVILGAWALWRQTAELDDVAARPLAWDNVIELTQQHIELTLVVTVVVVCTAIPLGVMLTRPRFRFLSGPVVAVANAGQAAPVIGLIVLLAMWLSFGFWTAVLALSIYAFLPVLANTIVGLQQVDPTLVEAARGMGMSGQGVLRRVELPLALPVIMVGVRTALVLAVGTASFGFLINAGGLGSLIDVGVDLYRSEVLISGGLLIAVLALLIDWAGRVLEFFATPKGLR; from the coding sequence GTGAGCGAGCAGGCCACCGAGCCCGAGAGCCGGGCGCCGGAGACCGGCAGCAACTTCGGGCTGCTCGTCGGCCTGCCGATCATGTGTGCCGTCATCCTCGGCGCCTGGGCGCTCTGGCGGCAGACCGCCGAGCTGGACGACGTCGCCGCCCGGCCGCTGGCCTGGGACAACGTCATCGAGCTCACCCAGCAGCACATCGAGCTGACCCTCGTCGTGACGGTCGTCGTCGTCTGCACGGCGATCCCTCTCGGGGTCATGCTGACCCGACCCCGCTTCCGCTTCCTCAGCGGGCCGGTGGTCGCCGTCGCCAACGCCGGCCAGGCGGCCCCGGTCATCGGTCTCATCGTGCTGCTGGCGATGTGGCTCAGCTTCGGCTTCTGGACCGCCGTGCTGGCGCTGAGCATCTACGCCTTCCTGCCGGTGCTGGCCAACACCATCGTCGGCCTGCAGCAGGTGGACCCGACCCTCGTCGAGGCCGCCCGCGGCATGGGCATGTCCGGACAGGGGGTGCTGCGCCGGGTCGAGCTGCCGCTGGCACTGCCGGTGATCATGGTCGGCGTGCGCACCGCGCTGGTGCTGGCGGTCGGCACCGCCTCCTTCGGCTTCCTCATCAACGCCGGCGGGCTGGGCTCGCTCATCGACGTCGGCGTCGACCTCTACCGCAGCGAGGTGCTCATCAGCGGCGGCCTGCTCATCGCCGTGCTGGCGCTGCTCATCGACTGGGCCGGCCGCGTGCTGGAATTCTTCGCCACCCCGAAGGGACTCCGATGA
- a CDS encoding alpha/beta hydrolase → MPHPRRPHRASRRAGRRVGRGLLAGTTVAALVAVAGCSVFEDEGPEPTSIASGEAAIPEGAEEIYDQQLSWSDCDGEQCAELTVPVDWDEPDGETIEVALLKAEATGDAIGSLVVNPGGPGGSGVDYARYADYIVSPQVRRAYDVVGFDPRGVSRSAPVDCLSDGELDDFLGMDPTPDDEAERTAAQEAAADLGEQCQAETGELLGHVATEDVARDMDVLRHVLGDRQLTYLGKSYGTYLGTVYAELFPENVGRFVLDGAVAPDLTSAEQTIGQATGFDRATRAWAQACVEDGCELGESEQEVIDTMLATLEGLDADPLPGAGGVELTEGWGTVGVAQAMYEQGLWSELNDALVAVQQGDGEPLGQLSLQYARRNADGSYSSNIMEAIYAVNCLDHPEETGEDARQELIERAEEEAPIWGRFMVGTSSVCGEWPIEPVSQPREIAAEGAAPILVVGTTRDPATPYEWAERLDAQLADSALLTLEGDGHTAYMRSNSCIDAAVDDYLLTGELPAPDARTCSS, encoded by the coding sequence ATGCCTCACCCTCGTCGTCCTCACCGCGCGAGTCGTCGCGCCGGTCGCCGCGTCGGGCGCGGTCTGCTCGCTGGCACCACCGTCGCGGCGCTCGTGGCGGTCGCCGGGTGCTCGGTCTTCGAGGACGAGGGGCCGGAGCCGACGAGCATCGCCTCGGGAGAGGCGGCGATCCCCGAGGGAGCCGAGGAGATCTACGACCAGCAGCTGAGCTGGAGCGACTGCGACGGCGAGCAGTGCGCCGAGCTGACCGTGCCGGTGGACTGGGACGAGCCCGACGGCGAGACCATCGAGGTGGCCCTGCTCAAGGCGGAGGCGACCGGCGACGCCATCGGCTCGCTCGTGGTCAACCCCGGCGGGCCGGGCGGGTCCGGCGTCGACTACGCCCGCTACGCCGACTACATCGTCAGCCCCCAGGTCCGGCGCGCCTACGACGTCGTCGGCTTCGACCCGCGCGGGGTGTCGCGGTCCGCGCCGGTGGACTGCCTCTCCGACGGCGAGCTCGACGACTTCCTCGGCATGGACCCCACGCCCGACGACGAGGCCGAGCGGACGGCCGCGCAGGAGGCCGCCGCCGACCTCGGCGAGCAGTGCCAGGCCGAGACCGGCGAGCTGCTGGGGCACGTCGCGACCGAGGACGTCGCCCGGGACATGGACGTGCTGCGGCACGTGCTCGGTGACCGGCAGCTGACCTACCTCGGCAAGTCCTACGGCACCTACCTCGGCACGGTCTACGCCGAGCTCTTCCCGGAGAACGTCGGCCGCTTCGTCCTCGACGGGGCGGTGGCGCCCGACCTGACGAGCGCGGAGCAGACCATCGGCCAGGCCACCGGCTTCGACCGGGCGACCAGGGCGTGGGCCCAGGCGTGCGTCGAGGACGGCTGCGAGCTGGGGGAGAGCGAGCAGGAGGTCATCGACACCATGCTCGCCACGCTGGAGGGCCTGGACGCCGACCCGCTGCCCGGGGCCGGCGGGGTCGAGCTCACCGAGGGCTGGGGCACGGTCGGGGTGGCCCAGGCGATGTACGAGCAGGGGCTGTGGTCCGAGCTCAACGACGCCCTGGTCGCCGTGCAGCAGGGCGACGGCGAGCCGCTGGGCCAGCTCTCGCTGCAGTACGCCCGGCGCAACGCCGACGGCAGCTACAGCAGCAACATCATGGAGGCGATCTACGCGGTCAACTGCCTCGACCACCCCGAGGAGACCGGCGAGGATGCCCGGCAGGAGCTCATCGAGCGGGCCGAGGAGGAGGCCCCGATCTGGGGTCGCTTCATGGTCGGCACGTCGTCGGTGTGCGGCGAGTGGCCCATCGAGCCGGTCTCGCAGCCGCGTGAGATCGCCGCCGAGGGCGCCGCACCGATCCTCGTGGTCGGCACCACCCGGGACCCGGCCACCCCCTACGAGTGGGCCGAGCGGCTGGACGCGCAGCTCGCCGACTCCGCGCTGCTGACCCTCGAGGGCGACGGGCACACCGCCTACATGCGCTCCAACAGCTGCATCGACGC